The Streptomyces sp. NBC_01275 genome has a segment encoding these proteins:
- a CDS encoding TIGR02452 family protein, whose translation MSARLRGIARGTEEIVAAGGYRASDGREVSLAAAVEAARAGTRMLGPGPVQTPETPPTSPPTSPPGSPPVDPFVEVTGESSLEAARRLADVPVAVLNFSSARNPGGGYLNGAQAQEEALCRASALYTCLLGAREFYDHHRAHRDPFYTDRVIHSPAVPVFRDDRGRLLDEPYTAGFLTAAAPNAGVVLRTAPERAAELPRALAVRAERVLETAAAHGYRRLVLGAWGCGVFRNDPAQVAEAFKALLGPGGRFGRTFEHVVFGVLDRTPGSTVRGAFEEAFAPLQSLS comes from the coding sequence ATGAGCGCGCGGCTGCGCGGGATCGCGCGCGGGACGGAGGAGATCGTCGCGGCGGGCGGCTACCGCGCGTCCGACGGGCGCGAGGTGTCCCTCGCCGCGGCGGTCGAGGCCGCCCGGGCGGGGACGCGGATGCTGGGACCGGGGCCGGTGCAGACGCCGGAGACCCCGCCCACGTCGCCGCCCACGTCGCCGCCCGGGTCGCCGCCCGTGGACCCGTTCGTCGAGGTCACGGGGGAGAGCAGTCTGGAGGCCGCCCGCAGGCTCGCGGACGTGCCGGTGGCCGTTCTGAACTTCTCCTCCGCGCGCAATCCGGGAGGCGGTTACCTCAACGGCGCGCAGGCGCAGGAGGAGGCCCTGTGCCGGGCCTCCGCGCTGTACACGTGCCTGCTGGGGGCGCGCGAGTTCTACGACCACCACCGCGCCCACCGCGACCCGTTCTACACCGACCGGGTCATCCACTCACCGGCCGTGCCCGTCTTCCGCGACGACCGGGGCCGCCTGCTGGACGAGCCGTACACCGCCGGATTCCTGACCGCCGCCGCGCCGAACGCGGGCGTGGTGCTGCGTACGGCCCCGGAGCGCGCCGCCGAGCTGCCGCGCGCCCTGGCCGTGCGTGCCGAGCGGGTCCTGGAGACGGCCGCCGCGCACGGCTACCGGCGGCTGGTGCTGGGCGCGTGGGGCTGCGGGGTGTTCCGCAACGACCCCGCGCAGGTGGCAGAAGCGTTCAAGGCGCTGCTGGGCCCCGGCGGGCGGTTCGGGCGGACCTTCGAGCACGTGGTGTTCGGGGTGCTGGACCGGACGCCGGGGAGCACGGTACGGGGCGCCTTCGAGGAGGCGTTCGCCCCGCTCCAGAGCCTGTCCTAG
- a CDS encoding type II toxin-antitoxin system PemK/MazF family toxin, translated as MTAFTDEDVPGRSGPSATTEADAREVGPVRTEYSPAHDGDPDPGEIVWTWVPYEENDGRGKDRPVLVVAREAGGTFLAVQLSSKRHDGDREWVAIGSGPWDRTGRDSWVDVDRVLRLHEDGMRREACALDRMRFNLVRHRLHERYGWT; from the coding sequence GTGACCGCGTTTACCGATGAAGACGTCCCGGGCCGCTCCGGCCCCTCCGCCACGACCGAGGCCGACGCCCGCGAGGTCGGCCCCGTGCGCACCGAGTACTCCCCCGCGCACGACGGCGACCCCGACCCCGGCGAGATCGTCTGGACCTGGGTGCCCTACGAGGAGAACGACGGCCGCGGCAAGGACCGCCCGGTGCTCGTCGTCGCCCGTGAGGCGGGCGGCACCTTCCTCGCCGTACAGCTCTCCAGCAAGCGCCATGACGGCGACCGGGAGTGGGTGGCGATCGGCAGCGGGCCCTGGGACCGGACCGGGCGCGACTCGTGGGTGGACGTCGACCGGGTGCTGCGGCTGCACGAGGACGGCATGCGCCGGGAGGCGTGCGCGCTGGACCGGATGCGGTTCAACCTGGTGCGACACCGGCTCCACGAGCGCTACGGCTGGACCTGA
- a CDS encoding flotillin family protein: MPMEVGFIVGAAVGAVLVLIGAFKLMWRVAEPNEALIISGSKHKLEGLEEGMGFRIVTGRGTLVTPGMQAVRKLSLDLNQTELHVDCVTHQGIPLKVRGVVIFKVGDDFVSIANAARRFLDQQKLMAERVHTVFAGHLRAIVGGLTVEDMIRDREKLTGQARAACGTEMEKLGLIVDSLQIHEIEDPTGYIKNLSAPHLAAVRRDARIAQAEADRLATEAEQLAFGRMAEATRDSEILKAGYQAEQDKANAKARQAGPLADAAARQEVVVQETRVAELEAQRREQQLQADVRKPADAKAYEKRTLAEAERDARISAAEAKATETRSAGEAEAAATQAKGLAKAEANRAQGLAEADAIKARAAALAENQEAVVAQQLAEKWPEIVQAGASAFGNVDNMVVLNGADGVADMLAKALTMGGTGLGLARQLLASMNQNGQGANGTSALNGVAAPPSQKVPVEEK, from the coding sequence ATGCCCATGGAAGTCGGTTTCATCGTCGGGGCGGCAGTCGGCGCCGTCCTCGTCCTGATCGGTGCGTTCAAGTTGATGTGGCGTGTCGCGGAGCCCAACGAGGCGCTCATCATCTCCGGTTCGAAGCACAAGCTGGAAGGCCTCGAGGAGGGAATGGGATTCCGGATCGTCACCGGGCGGGGCACGCTCGTGACGCCCGGCATGCAGGCCGTGCGCAAGCTCTCGCTCGACCTGAACCAGACGGAGCTGCACGTGGACTGCGTGACCCACCAGGGCATTCCGCTGAAGGTGCGGGGCGTGGTCATCTTCAAGGTGGGCGACGACTTCGTGTCGATCGCCAATGCGGCCCGCCGCTTCCTCGACCAGCAGAAGCTCATGGCGGAGCGCGTGCACACCGTGTTCGCCGGTCATCTGCGGGCCATCGTGGGCGGGTTGACGGTCGAGGACATGATCCGCGACCGGGAGAAGCTGACCGGGCAGGCCCGGGCCGCGTGCGGCACGGAGATGGAGAAGCTGGGCCTGATCGTGGACTCCCTGCAGATCCACGAGATCGAGGACCCGACCGGATACATCAAGAACCTGTCCGCCCCGCACCTGGCGGCCGTGCGGCGGGACGCGCGCATCGCGCAGGCCGAGGCCGACCGGCTGGCCACCGAGGCCGAGCAGCTGGCGTTCGGACGGATGGCGGAGGCCACCCGGGACAGCGAGATCCTCAAGGCCGGATACCAGGCCGAACAGGACAAGGCCAACGCCAAGGCCCGGCAGGCCGGGCCGCTCGCCGACGCCGCGGCCCGTCAGGAGGTCGTGGTCCAGGAGACGCGGGTCGCCGAACTCGAGGCACAGCGGCGCGAGCAGCAGCTCCAGGCCGACGTCCGCAAGCCGGCCGACGCCAAGGCGTACGAGAAGCGGACGCTGGCCGAGGCCGAGCGCGACGCCCGGATCTCGGCGGCCGAGGCCAAGGCTACGGAGACCCGCTCCGCCGGTGAGGCGGAGGCCGCCGCCACGCAGGCGAAGGGTCTCGCAAAGGCCGAGGCGAACCGGGCCCAGGGGCTCGCCGAGGCCGACGCCATCAAGGCCCGCGCCGCCGCGCTCGCCGAGAACCAGGAGGCGGTCGTCGCGCAGCAGCTCGCGGAGAAGTGGCCGGAGATCGTCCAGGCGGGCGCGTCCGCGTTCGGCAACGTCGACAACATGGTGGTGCTCAACGGCGCCGACGGTGTGGCCGACATGTTGGCCAAGGCTCTCACCATGGGCGGCACGGGGCTGGGGCTGGCCCGGCAGCTGCTCGCCTCGATGAACCAGAACGGGCAGGGCGCGAACGGGACTTCGGCCCTCAACGGGGTGGCCGCCCCGCCGTCGCAGAAGGTCCCGGTCGAGGAGAAGTGA
- a CDS encoding amidase, which produces MIPDRAAGLTDTVRALSEGEVSSRTLVEQTLARIEATQGSLNAFRIVRAEAALAEAERADRELAAGVRRPLLGAPVAVKDDMDVAGEPTAFGCPGAYPAVAEDGEAVRRLRAAGAVIVGKTNTCELGQWPFTEGPAFGATRNPWSTEHTPGGSSGGSAAAVAAGLVSAALGSDGAGSVRIPAAWTHLIGVKPQRGRVSTWPRGEAFHGITVNGTLARTVADAALLLDAASGNHAHDPHRPPAVDASAAVGRDPGRLRIALSLKPPFSAAPARLLPEVRARVVDLAERLAALGHTVEEADPPYGQIGLTFLPRATAGIAQYVAEAPFPHLLDPRTHGAARLGRLLGGPPLRAARRAETVLHRRVGGFFTTYDVVLAPTTAAPPPRIGAMARLSGFATDRAMIAACPYAWPWNVLGWPGVNVPAGFTPGGLPVGAQLLGPAHSEPLLLSLAAQLEAELRWHEIWPPKPATAESQAVQGRSAPTL; this is translated from the coding sequence ATGATCCCCGACCGTGCCGCCGGCCTCACGGACACCGTCCGTGCCCTGTCCGAGGGCGAGGTGTCCTCCCGCACGCTCGTCGAGCAGACCCTCGCCCGGATCGAGGCCACCCAGGGCAGCCTCAACGCGTTTCGGATCGTGCGGGCCGAGGCCGCGCTCGCCGAGGCCGAGCGGGCCGACCGGGAGCTGGCCGCGGGGGTGCGCAGGCCGCTGCTCGGGGCGCCCGTCGCCGTCAAGGACGACATGGACGTGGCGGGCGAGCCCACCGCCTTCGGCTGCCCGGGCGCGTACCCGGCGGTCGCCGAGGACGGGGAGGCGGTGCGCCGACTGCGCGCCGCCGGGGCCGTGATCGTCGGCAAGACCAACACCTGCGAGCTCGGGCAGTGGCCGTTCACCGAGGGCCCGGCCTTCGGCGCGACCCGCAATCCCTGGAGCACCGAGCACACCCCGGGCGGCTCCTCCGGCGGCTCGGCGGCCGCGGTCGCGGCGGGCCTGGTGTCGGCCGCGCTCGGCTCGGACGGGGCCGGCTCGGTCCGCATCCCGGCCGCCTGGACCCATCTGATCGGCGTCAAGCCGCAGCGCGGCCGGGTCTCCACCTGGCCGCGCGGCGAGGCCTTCCACGGCATCACGGTCAACGGCACGCTGGCCCGCACGGTCGCCGACGCGGCCCTGCTCCTCGACGCGGCGAGCGGCAACCACGCGCACGACCCGCACCGGCCGCCCGCCGTCGACGCCTCGGCCGCGGTGGGCCGCGACCCCGGGCGGCTGCGCATCGCGCTCTCGCTGAAGCCGCCGTTCAGCGCCGCGCCCGCACGGCTGCTGCCGGAGGTGCGGGCCCGGGTGGTCGACCTCGCCGAACGGCTGGCCGCCCTCGGCCACACCGTCGAGGAGGCCGACCCGCCCTACGGGCAGATCGGGCTGACCTTCCTGCCCCGGGCCACCGCCGGCATCGCCCAGTACGTCGCCGAGGCCCCCTTCCCCCACCTCCTCGACCCGCGCACCCACGGCGCGGCCCGGCTGGGCCGGCTGCTCGGCGGGCCCCCGCTGCGGGCGGCCCGGCGCGCGGAGACGGTCCTGCACCGCCGTGTCGGCGGCTTCTTCACGACGTACGACGTCGTCCTCGCGCCGACCACGGCCGCGCCCCCGCCGCGCATCGGGGCCATGGCACGGCTGAGCGGCTTCGCCACCGACCGGGCGATGATCGCCGCCTGTCCCTACGCCTGGCCGTGGAACGTGCTGGGCTGGCCCGGCGTCAACGTCCCCGCGGGCTTCACCCCCGGCGGACTGCCGGTCGGGGCGCAGCTGCTGGGTCCGGCGCACAGCGAGCCGCTGCTGCTGTCGCTGGCCGCCCAGCTGGAGGCGGAGCTGCGCTGGCACGAGATCTGGCCGCCGAAGCCGGCCACCGCGGAAAGCCAGGCGGTGCAAGGGCGTTCCGCCCCTACTCTGTGA
- a CDS encoding glycoside hydrolase family 43 protein produces MTTRPRTPSRTPSRRALLRAMAALPVAALVLGEAPGLLGTALAAAPPSGSATRYTIVPFLNSDDGTVNVYQSDDATDFRLVQSSAYTPPSNRIRDASVFKHTDGYYYLTYTTHTWQDVSTTIGFARSSDRVGWTFLYDYTVPIANLSRAWAPEWFVDSDGSVNVIVSCSTTNDEWIFTPYVLKAANSALTAWSSPVALSGIGANHIDTFIVRIGSTYHAFTKNETAKYIEYATASSLTGPYTITRTGDWAGWGSYREGPALVQLDNGGWRIFFDGYGDGNYYYSDSYDTFATWSAPTALPGISGTARHFTVVKETVTGGVSITKNATRSLRSVNYTTRYWEEQSALLNLPVVTSSSATADKQAATFTVVAGLADANGYSFRDAAGNYLRHYNYRGRFDANDGTSTFAKDATFVARTGTASGAVRFESYNYPGYYLRHYNYQLRLERSDGTDLFRQDSSFVPATAWA; encoded by the coding sequence ATGACCACACGTCCCCGCACCCCGTCCCGCACCCCGTCCCGTCGGGCCCTGCTGCGCGCGATGGCCGCCCTGCCCGTCGCCGCCCTCGTGCTCGGCGAGGCGCCCGGCCTGCTCGGCACGGCCCTCGCCGCCGCCCCGCCCAGCGGATCGGCCACCCGGTACACCATCGTCCCGTTCCTCAACAGCGACGACGGCACGGTGAACGTCTACCAGTCCGACGACGCCACCGACTTCCGGCTGGTGCAGTCCTCGGCCTACACCCCGCCCAGCAACCGCATCCGCGACGCGAGCGTCTTCAAACACACCGACGGCTACTACTACCTGACCTACACCACCCACACCTGGCAGGACGTCAGCACCACCATCGGCTTCGCCCGCAGCTCCGACCGGGTCGGCTGGACGTTCCTCTACGACTACACCGTCCCCATCGCCAACCTCTCCCGGGCCTGGGCGCCGGAGTGGTTCGTCGACAGCGACGGCAGCGTCAACGTCATCGTGTCCTGCTCCACGACGAACGACGAGTGGATCTTCACGCCGTATGTCCTCAAGGCGGCCAACTCCGCGCTCACCGCCTGGAGTTCACCGGTCGCCCTGTCCGGCATCGGCGCCAACCACATCGACACGTTCATCGTGAGGATCGGCTCGACCTACCACGCGTTCACGAAGAACGAGACCGCCAAGTACATCGAGTACGCCACCGCGTCCAGCCTCACCGGCCCCTACACGATCACCAGGACCGGCGACTGGGCGGGCTGGGGCAGCTACCGCGAGGGCCCGGCCCTCGTCCAGCTCGACAACGGCGGCTGGCGGATCTTCTTCGACGGCTACGGCGACGGCAACTACTACTACAGCGACAGCTACGACACCTTCGCCACCTGGAGCGCGCCCACCGCCCTGCCCGGCATCTCGGGCACCGCACGCCACTTCACGGTCGTCAAGGAGACGGTGACCGGCGGGGTGAGCATCACCAAGAACGCCACCCGCTCCCTGCGCTCCGTCAACTACACCACCCGCTACTGGGAGGAGCAGTCCGCGCTGCTCAACCTCCCCGTGGTGACCAGCTCCAGCGCGACCGCCGACAAGCAGGCGGCCACCTTCACCGTGGTGGCCGGGCTCGCCGACGCCAACGGCTACTCGTTCCGCGACGCGGCCGGCAACTACCTGCGCCACTACAACTACCGCGGCCGCTTCGACGCGAACGACGGCACGTCGACGTTCGCCAAGGACGCGACCTTCGTCGCCCGGACGGGCACGGCGAGCGGCGCGGTGCGCTTCGAGTCGTACAACTACCCCGGCTACTACCTGCGCCACTACAACTACCAACTCCGCCTGGAACGGTCGGACGGCACGGACCTGT